The Zootoca vivipara chromosome 16, rZooViv1.1, whole genome shotgun sequence genome has a segment encoding these proteins:
- the PGAP4 gene encoding post-GPI attachment to proteins factor 4, giving the protein MLLRGLQPFGRLCRWSSPFLQLLALTAVTFCVLAPLTCHRLLHSYYYLRRWYLSPMSQDFLRQNQEDGLSALRYFERLQQPHNASKLVPGEAHRTSLLITIITVQRRPEFHYVLQVASRFHHLLRQCGAPCRRHQILLCNVEAQPGSHADAQLLAGFFGVTNRYGSRQALEPSLSQFEKEKRDYAYCLEKSLQDYDPEHVLLVEDDAVPEEDIFPVLHHLLQVRFSKPHLRDALYVKLYHPERLQRYLNPEPMRILEWLGVGMLGGSLLGFVYACAAGRPSPSWPVALFFALYSMLLVELVGRHYLLELRRLAPPLYNVVPATECCTPAMLFSAPSARRTLGYLKKLRCRSGFAKDTALYSLLRTKGERAFVVEPNLVRHVGMFSSLRVNVNPKLI; this is encoded by the coding sequence ATGCTCCTGCGAGGACTACAGCCTTTTGGGAGGCTGTGCCGCTGGTCCAGCCCCTTCCTGCAGCTCCTTGCCTTGACGGCGGTGACGTTCTGCGTGCTGGCACCCCTGACTTGCCATCGCCTCCTCCACTCTTACTACTACCTGCGGCGCTGGTACCTGAGCCCCATGAGCCAAGACTTCCTCCGGCAGAACCAGGAGGACGGCCTGAGCGCCCTCCGCTACTTCGAGAGGCTGCAGCAGCCGCACAACGCCTCTAAGCTGGTGCCTGGTGAGGCCCACCGGACAAGCTTGCTCATCACCATCATCACGGTGCAGCGGCGTCCCGAGTTCCACTACGTCCTCCAGGTGGCGTCCCGCTTCCACCACCTGCTCCGGCAGTGCGGGGCCCCTTGCCGGCGCCACCAGATCCTGCTCTGCAACGTGGAGGCCCAGCCCGGCAGCCACGCAGACGCCCAGCTGCTGGCCGGCTTCTTTGGCGTGACAAACCGCTACGGCAGCCGGCAGGCTCTGGAGCCGTCGCTCAGCCAGTTTGAGAAGGAGAAACGGGATTACGCCTACTGCCTGGAGAAGTCGTTGCAGGACTACGACCCGGAGCACGTGCTGCTGGTGGAAGACGACGCTGTCCCAGAGGAGGATATCTTCCCGGTGCTGCACCACCTCTTGCAGGTCCGCTTTTCCAAGCCCCACCTCCGAGACGCCCTCTACGTGAAGCTCTACCACCCCGAGAGACTGCAGCGCTACCTCAACCCGGAGCCCATGAGGATCCTGGAGTGGCTCGGAGTGGGCATGCTGGGGGGCTCGCTGCTGGGGTTCGTGTATGCCTGTGCGGCCGgccgccccagccccagctggccCGTCGCCCTGTTTTTCGCCCTGTACAGCATGCTGCTGGTGGAGCTGGTGGGGCGTCACTACCTCCTGGAGTTGCGCCGCCTGGCCCCGCCCCTCTACAACGTCGTGCCTGCCACCGAGTGCTGCACCCCTGCCATGCTGTTCTCCGCCCCTTCTGCCCGCCGCACGCTGGGCTACCTGAAGAAGTTGCGCTGCCGGTCGGGTTTCGCCAAAGACACGGCCCTGTACTCGCTGCTGCGCACCAAGGGCGAGCGGGCCTTCGTGGTGGAGCCCAACCTAGTCAGGCACGTGGGGATGTTTTCAAGTCTCAGGGTAAACGTCAATCCCAAGCTGATTTGA